In Cytobacillus oceanisediminis, the following proteins share a genomic window:
- the nikD gene encoding nickel import ATP-binding protein NikD, whose protein sequence is MDVNERDILNVKDLHVQVKTEEGFSTLVQDINFGIKKGKILGLVGESGSGKTVTSMSILQLHDKKKTDIRGSITLQGRELNGLENNEMRKIRGKDIAFIMQNPMNAFTPVFTIGHQFVETIRSHTTLKKKQAKELAIDVMQSVNLPDSDKLLKSYPFELSGGMLQRVMIAMAACLNPSVIIADEPTTALDLHNQSLVLRLLDKVRSEYGTSILLISHDLGVISEMADDVIVMQHGRIVEAANVLELFDNPQHEYTKKLLRTRPTLYSHYQSYTYML, encoded by the coding sequence ATGGATGTAAATGAGCGAGACATTTTAAATGTAAAAGACTTACATGTGCAAGTAAAAACCGAAGAAGGTTTTTCCACACTTGTTCAGGACATAAATTTTGGAATTAAAAAAGGAAAGATTCTTGGGCTAGTTGGGGAAAGTGGTAGTGGTAAAACTGTTACAAGTATGTCTATCCTACAGCTGCATGATAAAAAGAAAACGGATATTAGAGGGAGTATTACACTACAAGGCAGGGAATTGAATGGTTTAGAAAATAATGAAATGCGGAAAATTCGAGGGAAGGATATTGCTTTTATTATGCAAAATCCAATGAATGCTTTTACACCAGTTTTTACGATTGGTCATCAATTTGTTGAAACCATTAGATCTCATACCACATTAAAGAAAAAGCAAGCAAAGGAGCTTGCGATTGATGTAATGCAAAGTGTAAATTTGCCAGATTCTGATAAATTATTAAAAAGCTATCCTTTTGAATTAAGTGGAGGTATGCTTCAACGAGTGATGATTGCAATGGCTGCATGCTTAAACCCTTCCGTAATAATTGCGGATGAGCCAACTACAGCACTAGATCTTCATAACCAATCATTAGTACTCCGTCTATTAGATAAAGTTCGTTCTGAATATGGTACATCTATTCTACTCATTTCTCATGATCTTGGCGTTATTTCAGAAATGGCCGATGATGTAATCGTTATGCAGCACGGGAGAATTGTGGAAGCAGCAAATGTGTTAGAATTATTTGATAATCCACAACATGAGTACACGAAGAAGTTGCTAAGGACAAGACCGACTTTATATTCTCATTATCAGTCCTACACCTATATGTTATGA
- the nikE gene encoding nickel import ATP-binding protein NikE codes for MSLLQVKQVSLSFNSKKLFIGKNLSKKVLNDISFAIEEGTCLGLIGTSGAGKSTLGKVILGIQRPQQGQVLFQGYDIYNADKATQQKIRRDLQVVFQDSYSAVNPRMTAERIISEPLENYEKLTIAEQRKRVIELLQRVGLNEKDLKKYPHQFSGGQLQRINIARAIALKPKLIVLDESVSSLDMVTQSLILELLSELKDDFGLSYLFITHDIKAAFSISDTLGVLEKGELIELYDSKDQFFSSNHPIVKRLRDSILAEHPRFRTLTTKANWVNKNRLSKQS; via the coding sequence TTGAGCTTGCTACAGGTTAAACAAGTAAGTCTTAGCTTTAATTCTAAGAAGCTTTTTATAGGGAAGAATCTATCAAAAAAAGTTCTTAATGATATTTCCTTTGCTATTGAAGAAGGAACATGTTTGGGATTAATTGGAACGAGCGGAGCAGGTAAAAGTACTTTAGGAAAAGTAATTCTCGGCATTCAACGTCCACAGCAAGGTCAAGTGTTGTTTCAAGGATATGACATTTATAATGCGGATAAAGCAACCCAACAAAAAATACGTCGCGATCTACAAGTTGTATTTCAGGATTCATATTCAGCTGTTAACCCCCGGATGACAGCTGAGCGTATTATCAGCGAGCCATTAGAGAATTATGAAAAACTAACCATAGCAGAACAAAGAAAAAGGGTTATTGAGCTATTGCAAAGAGTAGGATTAAACGAAAAGGATTTAAAAAAATATCCGCATCAATTTAGCGGTGGACAATTACAAAGGATTAACATTGCTAGAGCAATTGCTCTTAAACCGAAGTTAATCGTCCTAGACGAATCAGTTAGTAGTTTAGACATGGTTACACAAAGCTTAATTTTGGAATTATTAAGCGAATTAAAGGATGACTTCGGCTTATCTTATCTTTTTATTACACATGATATTAAAGCCGCCTTTTCAATTTCTGATACTTTGGGTGTGCTTGAAAAAGGAGAATTAATTGAGCTTTACGATTCAAAAGACCAATTTTTTTCCTCGAATCACCCTATAGTTAAACGATTAAGAGACTCCATCCTTGCTGAACACCCACGTTTTCGTACACTTACAACGAAGGCAAACTGGGTTAACAAAAATAGATTATCTAAGCAATCGTGA
- the nikA gene encoding nickel ABC transporter substrate-binding protein, with translation MSNRKKNKRFLLMSVMILIFSITLLGCSSESVENSDSTSESSNMITFAWPRDIGEMNPHIYNPSQLFAQSMIYEPLVSYQDGGELKPHLAESWKVSEDGKEYVFNIRQDVKFSDGTNFNADIVKKNFDAILKNADMHGWLGFIPKIDQTDVIDEYTFKLTLKEPYYPTIQELAVVRPVRFLGEAGFPGDGDTSKGVEQPVGTGPWVLDEYKVDEFAIFKRNENYWGELPSVEKIKVKVIPDAETRVLAFEKGDLDLVYGEGVISIDSFKQLESTGSYGTSISEPVATRQLVMNTNKEQLSDVRVRQALHYGFNKQAMVEGVTSGLEEKADYILPTNLPYTSHVDTTTVEYNVEKAKHLLDEAGWILPEGKSVREKDGKPLEIELMYNSAESIQKTMAETLQAEWAGLGVKLNIVGVELTTQVERFKANEFDMNFFSNYGAPYDPHTFVNIVATEGFGFREAISSYPNKEEILNQIAEVQQTIDENERQQLYTAILSSLQEQGAIVPISYIKKIAVYQKDISDFTFPANRDEHPFTGISVNE, from the coding sequence ATGTCAAACCGTAAAAAAAATAAACGATTTTTACTTATGTCTGTAATGATTCTCATTTTTTCTATAACTTTACTTGGTTGTTCTAGTGAATCAGTAGAAAATTCAGATTCTACTAGTGAAAGTAGCAATATGATTACTTTTGCTTGGCCTAGAGATATAGGTGAGATGAATCCACATATCTACAATCCATCTCAATTATTTGCTCAATCTATGATATATGAACCTTTAGTTAGTTACCAAGATGGAGGCGAGCTCAAGCCACATTTAGCAGAGTCTTGGAAGGTTTCTGAAGATGGGAAAGAATATGTATTTAACATACGCCAGGATGTTAAATTTTCTGATGGCACAAATTTTAATGCTGACATTGTGAAAAAGAACTTTGATGCAATACTAAAGAATGCAGACATGCATGGTTGGTTAGGATTTATTCCAAAGATTGATCAAACAGATGTCATAGATGAATATACATTCAAATTAACATTAAAAGAGCCATATTATCCTACTATTCAGGAATTAGCAGTTGTACGTCCAGTCCGTTTTCTAGGAGAAGCTGGTTTCCCTGGAGATGGTGACACTTCAAAGGGTGTAGAACAACCTGTTGGTACGGGTCCATGGGTGTTAGATGAATATAAAGTAGATGAGTTTGCTATTTTTAAACGTAACGAAAATTATTGGGGAGAACTTCCAAGTGTAGAGAAAATTAAAGTCAAAGTCATTCCTGATGCTGAAACACGCGTACTTGCTTTTGAAAAAGGTGATTTAGACCTTGTATATGGTGAGGGTGTTATTAGCATAGATTCTTTTAAGCAATTAGAGTCTACAGGTTCCTACGGAACTAGCATTTCTGAGCCAGTCGCTACTAGACAGCTGGTTATGAATACGAATAAAGAACAGCTTTCAGATGTACGAGTTCGTCAAGCATTACATTATGGATTTAACAAACAAGCAATGGTTGAAGGTGTGACATCTGGCTTGGAAGAGAAGGCTGACTATATCTTACCAACAAACTTACCTTACACTTCACATGTTGATACGACCACAGTTGAATATAATGTTGAAAAAGCGAAACATTTATTAGATGAAGCAGGCTGGATATTGCCAGAAGGTAAAAGCGTACGTGAAAAAGATGGGAAACCACTTGAAATTGAGTTAATGTATAACTCTGCTGAATCCATTCAAAAAACAATGGCTGAAACATTACAAGCTGAGTGGGCAGGACTGGGAGTAAAATTAAATATTGTTGGAGTTGAGCTTACCACTCAAGTTGAAAGATTCAAAGCGAATGAGTTTGATATGAACTTCTTTAGTAACTATGGTGCTCCATATGATCCACATACTTTCGTAAACATAGTTGCTACAGAAGGATTTGGATTTAGGGAAGCTATTTCATCTTATCCTAATAAAGAAGAGATCCTAAACCAAATAGCTGAAGTTCAACAAACTATTGATGAAAATGAACGTCAACAACTATATACGGCAATTTTAAGCTCACTACAAGAGCAGGGTGCCATTGTACCTATTTCGTATATTAAGAAAATAGCAGTTTATCAAAAGGATATTTCTGATTTTACATTCCCTGCTAACCGAGATGAACATCCATTTACAGGGATTAGTGTAAACGAGTAA
- the groL gene encoding chaperonin GroEL (60 kDa chaperone family; promotes refolding of misfolded polypeptides especially under stressful conditions; forms two stacked rings of heptamers to form a barrel-shaped 14mer; ends can be capped by GroES; misfolded proteins enter the barrel where they are refolded when GroES binds): protein MAKEIKFSEEARRAMLRGVDSLANAVKVTLGPKGRNVVLEKKFGSPLITNDGVTIAKEIELEDAFENMGAKLVAEVASKTNDVAGDGTTTATVLAQAMIREGLKNVTAGANPMGIRKGIEKAVVTAVEELKAISKPIENKESIAQVAAISAADNEVGQLIAEAMERVGNDGVITIEESKGFTTELDVVEGMQFDRGYASPYMVTDSDKMEAVLENPYILITDKKITSIQEILPVLEQVVQQGKPLLLVAEDVEGEALATLVVNKLRGTFNAVAVKAPGFGDRRKAMLEDIAILTGGEVITEELGRDLKSATIDSLGRASKVVVTKENTTIVEGAGDSAQIGGRVNQIRTQMEETTSEFDREKLQERLAKLAGGVAVVKVGAATETELKERKLRIEDALNSTRAAVEEGIVSGGGVALLNVYNKVAAIQAEGDEATGINIVLRAMEEPVRTIAHNAGLEGSVIVDRLKREAVGTGFNAATGEWVNMIEAGIVDPTKVTRSALQNAGSVAAMFLTTEAVVADKPEENAGPAMPDMGGMGGMGGMM from the coding sequence ATGGCTAAAGAGATTAAATTTAGTGAAGAAGCTCGCCGCGCGATGCTTCGCGGTGTGGATTCCCTTGCAAATGCGGTAAAAGTAACTCTTGGACCTAAAGGACGCAATGTGGTTCTTGAGAAGAAATTCGGTTCTCCGCTTATTACCAATGATGGTGTGACAATTGCGAAAGAAATCGAACTTGAAGATGCTTTCGAAAATATGGGAGCGAAGCTTGTTGCTGAAGTAGCAAGCAAAACAAACGATGTTGCCGGTGACGGTACAACAACTGCAACTGTTCTTGCTCAGGCAATGATCCGTGAAGGCCTTAAGAACGTAACTGCAGGCGCTAACCCAATGGGCATCCGCAAAGGAATCGAAAAAGCGGTTGTTACAGCTGTTGAAGAATTAAAAGCTATTTCTAAGCCAATCGAAAATAAGGAATCTATTGCTCAGGTTGCTGCAATCTCTGCTGCTGACAATGAAGTTGGCCAGCTGATCGCTGAAGCAATGGAGCGCGTTGGCAACGATGGTGTTATTACAATCGAAGAATCTAAAGGATTCACAACTGAGCTTGATGTAGTAGAAGGTATGCAATTCGACCGCGGATACGCTTCTCCATACATGGTTACAGATTCTGATAAGATGGAAGCGGTTCTTGAAAACCCTTATATCTTAATCACTGATAAGAAGATCACAAGCATCCAGGAAATCCTTCCTGTACTTGAGCAAGTTGTACAGCAAGGCAAGCCTTTATTGCTTGTAGCTGAGGATGTTGAAGGTGAAGCACTTGCTACACTAGTAGTGAATAAGCTTCGCGGAACTTTCAACGCGGTAGCAGTAAAAGCTCCTGGCTTCGGTGACCGCCGCAAAGCTATGCTTGAAGATATCGCGATCCTGACTGGCGGTGAAGTAATCACTGAAGAGTTAGGCCGTGACCTTAAATCTGCTACAATCGACTCTTTAGGACGCGCTTCTAAAGTGGTTGTTACAAAAGAAAACACTACGATCGTTGAAGGTGCTGGAGACAGCGCGCAAATCGGCGGCCGTGTGAATCAGATCCGCACTCAAATGGAAGAAACGACTTCTGAATTTGACCGCGAGAAATTACAAGAGCGTCTGGCTAAGCTAGCTGGCGGTGTGGCAGTGGTTAAAGTTGGTGCTGCTACTGAAACTGAATTGAAAGAGCGCAAGCTTCGCATCGAAGACGCCCTTAACTCTACACGTGCTGCTGTAGAAGAAGGCATCGTTTCCGGTGGTGGTGTTGCCCTTCTAAACGTATACAACAAAGTGGCTGCTATCCAGGCTGAAGGCGATGAAGCTACAGGAATTAACATCGTATTGCGTGCGATGGAAGAGCCTGTACGCACAATTGCACACAATGCAGGCCTAGAAGGTTCTGTTATTGTAGACCGCTTAAAGCGCGAAGCAGTTGGAACAGGCTTCAACGCTGCTACTGGCGAGTGGGTAAACATGATCGAAGCTGGTATCGTTGACCCAACTAAAGTAACTCGTTCAGCTCTTCAAAACGCTGGATCTGTTGCCGCTATGTTCTTAACAACTGAAGCAGTTGTTGCTGACAAGCCGGAAGAAAATGCTGGCCCTGCAATGCCTGATATGGGCGGTATGGGTGGAATGGGCGGCATGATGTAA
- the nikC gene encoding nickel ABC transporter permease subunit NikC encodes MIAMFRGILKSQKVIVTCFLILCILFLITIFAPWLAPNDPIAINLTHKLQQPSLDYPLGTDHLGRCTFSRILYGARISLGFALLIFISALSIGLIMGIIAGYKGGWVDQLLMRIGDGLMAIPSLLFVLGFVGIWGAGLKQVVLGLILVQWVYYARVIRGMVLSLKEQNYITAAKISGSSTWIIIKKHIIPNVLPSLAVMGTLEMGWAIMNLSSMSFLGLGVQPPTPEWGAMIHEGKSYIRTNPALMIYPGLMIMLVVVTFNLLGESLSERFGVKRR; translated from the coding sequence ATGATAGCAATGTTTCGTGGTATATTAAAAAGTCAAAAAGTGATTGTCACATGTTTCCTAATACTGTGCATATTATTTTTGATCACAATATTTGCTCCGTGGCTGGCACCTAACGACCCTATCGCTATCAATTTAACTCATAAACTACAGCAACCTTCTTTGGATTACCCATTAGGAACAGATCATTTAGGTCGATGTACGTTTTCACGTATCCTATATGGGGCAAGAATTTCGTTAGGATTTGCATTGCTAATTTTTATTTCAGCTTTAAGTATAGGTTTGATTATGGGGATCATTGCTGGGTATAAAGGTGGTTGGGTTGATCAATTGTTAATGAGAATCGGTGATGGGCTTATGGCGATCCCAAGCCTTTTGTTTGTTCTTGGTTTTGTTGGTATTTGGGGAGCTGGACTTAAACAAGTTGTTTTAGGATTAATTCTCGTACAATGGGTTTATTACGCAAGGGTCATTCGAGGAATGGTTCTAAGTCTGAAAGAACAGAACTATATTACTGCAGCTAAAATTAGTGGTTCTTCTACATGGATCATCATAAAGAAACATATTATTCCTAATGTTCTTCCATCACTAGCGGTAATGGGAACATTAGAAATGGGTTGGGCGATTATGAATTTATCATCGATGTCCTTTTTAGGCTTAGGTGTGCAACCCCCTACACCAGAGTGGGGGGCCATGATTCATGAAGGGAAGTCATATATCAGAACGAATCCAGCATTAATGATTTATCCGGGTTTAATGATCATGCTAGTCGTTGTGACGTTTAATTTATTAGGTGAATCACTATCAGAACGTTTTGGGGTTAAACGCCGCTAA
- the nikB gene encoding nickel ABC transporter permease subunit NikB → MGTYVLKRIITIIPIFLIATLLTFGMINLSPVDPAEAYFSAAHIQATDEMLEQKRHEFGLEQPLIIQYVNALIKICQLDFGISYVTNKPVWEEISSRMQATIQLTLGSLLIAILVSVPLGFLAGIKKNSGIDHFSRFLSFIGASIPSFWLGYLFIFFFSVKLDLFPVEGTGTWKHLILPSVTLAFPLIALYTRLLRTSVLENSQESYVLFARTRGIREKIIIGKHVLRIAISPMITGLGMNLGNLMTGAIIVEAVFSWPGFGRYFIEAIFNRDVPVIQGYVLLAAGIFLISNLIVDLIQMCIDPRIFRKGRQHQ, encoded by the coding sequence ATGGGTACTTATGTCTTGAAACGTATAATCACCATCATTCCAATCTTTCTTATTGCCACTCTGCTAACATTTGGAATGATTAACCTTTCACCAGTGGATCCAGCTGAGGCATACTTCTCTGCTGCACATATTCAAGCAACAGATGAGATGCTGGAACAAAAAAGACATGAGTTCGGCTTAGAGCAACCTCTCATAATTCAATATGTGAACGCTCTTATTAAGATATGCCAACTTGATTTTGGCATATCTTATGTTACGAATAAACCTGTATGGGAAGAGATTTCTTCGCGAATGCAAGCAACTATTCAGTTAACATTAGGCAGTCTGTTGATTGCAATTCTAGTGAGTGTCCCTTTGGGGTTTTTAGCAGGTATAAAGAAGAATAGTGGAATAGATCATTTTAGTCGATTCCTCTCTTTTATAGGGGCATCGATCCCATCATTTTGGCTTGGATATTTATTCATTTTTTTCTTTTCTGTAAAACTAGACCTTTTCCCAGTAGAGGGTACGGGAACTTGGAAACATTTAATTTTACCTTCAGTCACATTGGCTTTCCCTTTAATAGCTTTATATACTCGTCTGTTACGTACAAGTGTTCTTGAAAATTCACAAGAGTCTTATGTGCTTTTTGCCCGGACGAGGGGCATTCGTGAAAAAATCATAATAGGAAAGCATGTATTAAGAATTGCCATTTCTCCTATGATTACTGGTCTTGGAATGAATTTAGGAAACTTAATGACTGGAGCTATTATTGTAGAGGCTGTCTTTTCGTGGCCAGGGTTTGGGCGGTATTTTATTGAGGCTATTTTTAATCGTGATGTTCCTGTTATCCAAGGCTATGTGCTATTAGCAGCGGGAATATTCCTTATAAGCAACTTAATTGTTGACCTTATCCAAATGTGTATAGACCCTCGTATTTTCAGAAAAGGAAGGCAGCATCAATGA
- a CDS encoding MATE family efflux transporter, translating into MKLATDSMVLNNTTSYSHREYLVLAIPLIISGISTPILGAVDTAVVGRIPDPASIGGVAVGAVIFNTMYWLLGFLRVSTSGFTAQAEGANNQNEMVLSLLRPMILAILFGLFFIILQSPILTIALSLFRGSEAVSFFASTYFSVRIWGAPFILLSYVIIGWLIGMGKVRLVLATQIWMNVLNIILDLVFVLGLGMGVKGVAYATLIAEVSAVALGAWLLYMTNREKLAHIKLSMLLETEPILKMIKMNRDLFLRTVCLLTMTVIFTSLGASMGEVTLAANAILLQIHYIIAYFFGGFANASSILVGRAIGGVNLSLYNCAYTLSAQWGLGSAILLSLSVLIFGESIIASFTTITEVKAMSEDFLVWMLVFPIFGFWGLQLEGIFSGATEAKSIRDSIGLALIVFLIALWLFVPKYQNHGLWIAFVVFSLSRSFFLSLFIPKLTREKFTNKS; encoded by the coding sequence ATGAAATTGGCAACAGATTCAATGGTCTTAAATAACACTACATCCTATAGCCACAGGGAGTATTTAGTGTTGGCCATTCCACTCATTATATCAGGCATTTCAACACCTATTTTAGGGGCTGTTGATACTGCAGTGGTTGGAAGGATTCCCGACCCGGCTTCAATAGGTGGAGTTGCTGTTGGGGCTGTTATCTTTAATACGATGTATTGGCTGCTTGGATTCCTGCGAGTGAGTACAAGTGGATTTACTGCTCAGGCAGAAGGAGCAAATAATCAAAATGAAATGGTACTATCTCTTCTTAGACCAATGATATTAGCTATCTTGTTTGGCTTGTTTTTTATCATTTTACAGAGTCCCATTTTAACCATTGCCTTATCATTATTTAGAGGAAGTGAAGCGGTATCATTCTTTGCTTCCACCTATTTTTCTGTCCGAATTTGGGGAGCACCGTTTATTCTACTTAGCTACGTGATTATTGGTTGGCTTATTGGAATGGGAAAGGTTCGCTTAGTATTGGCTACTCAAATATGGATGAATGTCTTAAACATTATATTAGACCTTGTTTTTGTTTTAGGTTTAGGAATGGGAGTTAAGGGCGTTGCTTATGCGACTCTTATAGCTGAGGTTAGTGCTGTTGCGTTAGGGGCATGGCTTCTTTATATGACCAATAGAGAGAAACTAGCCCATATAAAGTTATCAATGTTGCTTGAAACTGAACCAATTCTAAAAATGATAAAAATGAACCGAGATTTATTCCTGAGGACTGTATGTTTGCTCACGATGACCGTAATTTTTACTTCTTTAGGTGCAAGTATGGGCGAAGTTACGTTAGCAGCCAATGCCATCTTACTGCAAATTCACTATATAATAGCTTATTTTTTTGGTGGTTTTGCTAATGCTTCTAGTATATTGGTCGGTAGAGCTATAGGTGGGGTAAATTTGTCTCTTTATAATTGTGCGTATACTCTTTCCGCTCAGTGGGGATTAGGATCGGCCATTCTTTTGAGTTTAAGCGTACTTATTTTCGGAGAAAGTATAATCGCCTCATTTACGACAATTACAGAAGTAAAAGCTATGTCAGAAGACTTCCTAGTATGGATGCTTGTGTTTCCCATCTTTGGTTTCTGGGGTTTGCAGCTAGAAGGAATTTTTTCTGGTGCTACTGAAGCAAAATCTATCCGGGATTCCATTGGATTAGCATTGATTGTCTTTTTAATTGCACTTTGGTTGTTTGTACCTAAATATCAAAATCATGGATTATGGATCGCGTTTGTCGTATTTAGTTTATCTCGGTCTTTCTTTTTATCATTATTTATTCCCAAATTAACTCGTGAAAAATTTACTAACAAAAGCTAA
- a CDS encoding DUF4317 domain-containing protein — MNKKDIAQIRKQFKLNNDLLRISDIFNVYIMKESSEIYHYESQPFEMVDQDQQELFMDNFKKLLGGQLDEKLFELKFQRDAENSSQLILHQGLLSSDAEGWTEQMLQIVGKMLGIRQYEKDIVVTFIRGEYLKPMKRRNAEAEESERDAVYSHPFILCSINNTQEPKKELLFDYVEKEFKYHFTVDPIINLKAPISGFLFPCFTDHAADVNHVLYSAGKVHEPDHQFIEDVLNGEETMTAQDDKIVFEEIIKDVTGDQLSTSTLSNVYEEINRMIVENEEDEPPKLDSKDVERVLKVSGLEDINSEKVQSAYQKIIDDDKYEIKANSVLPKFNSKSIKISTKAANISICPQDLRYVKQVHFDGKRYLMIEVEEDTVIEGFTMIPETFGGGPDKE; from the coding sequence GTGAACAAAAAAGACATCGCACAGATTCGGAAACAATTTAAGTTAAATAATGATTTACTAAGGATTTCAGATATTTTTAATGTCTATATTATGAAAGAATCAAGCGAGATTTATCATTATGAGAGCCAGCCTTTTGAAATGGTGGACCAGGATCAGCAGGAGCTGTTTATGGATAACTTCAAAAAGCTGCTTGGCGGCCAATTGGATGAAAAGCTCTTTGAATTAAAGTTTCAGAGGGATGCCGAAAACAGCAGTCAGCTCATCCTGCATCAAGGATTGCTAAGCAGTGATGCTGAAGGCTGGACAGAACAAATGCTTCAGATTGTCGGCAAAATGCTGGGAATCCGGCAATATGAAAAGGATATTGTCGTTACATTCATTCGCGGGGAGTATCTTAAGCCAATGAAACGCCGCAATGCAGAAGCTGAGGAAAGTGAAAGGGATGCTGTTTATTCTCATCCTTTTATTCTTTGCAGCATAAATAACACGCAGGAACCGAAGAAAGAACTGCTTTTTGACTATGTAGAAAAGGAATTTAAATATCATTTTACTGTTGATCCGATTATCAACCTCAAGGCACCCATTTCAGGGTTCCTATTTCCTTGCTTCACCGATCATGCAGCTGATGTCAATCACGTCTTGTATTCAGCAGGCAAGGTTCATGAGCCCGACCACCAGTTCATAGAGGATGTTTTAAACGGGGAAGAAACGATGACGGCGCAGGATGATAAAATCGTTTTTGAGGAAATTATTAAAGACGTAACAGGTGATCAGCTAAGCACATCAACACTTTCCAACGTATATGAAGAGATTAACCGGATGATCGTGGAAAACGAAGAGGATGAACCGCCGAAGCTGGATTCCAAAGACGTAGAACGTGTTTTAAAGGTGAGCGGTCTCGAAGATATTAATTCAGAAAAGGTCCAATCCGCTTATCAAAAAATCATCGACGATGACAAATATGAAATAAAGGCAAACAGCGTCCTTCCTAAATTTAATTCAAAATCAATAAAAATCAGCACGAAAGCAGCCAACATTTCCATCTGCCCGCAAGATCTGAGATATGTAAAACAAGTCCATTTTGACGGCAAGCGTTACCTGATGATCGAAGTGGAAGAAGATACCGTGATTGAAGGCTTCACGATGATTCCCGAAACTTTTGGCGGGGGTCCGGACAAAGAATAA
- a CDS encoding YwqI/YxiC family protein, which produces MDTEIKLRKSDIEQALSTLQTSANGLQPSLPSTIGENNVLNFINKLNALNIQLQQVIEAYKSVLLQNEETTRQSVQFLDESDRLLSRGIHGSAEKRMP; this is translated from the coding sequence ATGGATACCGAGATTAAGCTAAGGAAAAGTGATATAGAACAGGCACTCTCAACACTTCAAACCTCCGCTAACGGGCTCCAGCCATCCCTTCCATCCACTATTGGAGAGAATAATGTCCTTAATTTCATCAATAAATTGAATGCTTTAAATATCCAGCTTCAACAGGTGATAGAGGCGTATAAATCTGTATTGCTGCAAAACGAAGAAACAACCAGACAATCCGTGCAATTCTTAGATGAATCGGATCGGCTGCTTTCCAGGGGGATACATGGCAGTGCAGAAAAAAGAATGCCTTAG
- a CDS encoding YwqH-like family protein — protein sequence MSLGYYYSLLAKKQNELQRLLACEGDLQGKQQEFNHYRHTVTKPDLSPFTWQGKLADEFEDIRFEQMLTSYTDIESNQFHEVFSAISRKQQQIQQEIDSIKQTIASLEAQLAAERSKK from the coding sequence ATGTCTTTAGGATATTACTACAGTTTATTGGCAAAGAAACAAAATGAGCTGCAGAGACTGCTGGCCTGTGAGGGAGACCTTCAAGGAAAACAGCAGGAGTTTAACCACTATCGGCATACCGTCACAAAGCCGGATCTTTCCCCTTTCACCTGGCAGGGAAAGCTGGCAGATGAATTTGAGGATATCCGGTTTGAACAAATGCTTACGAGTTACACTGACATTGAATCAAATCAGTTTCATGAAGTGTTTTCAGCTATAAGCCGGAAACAGCAGCAGATCCAGCAGGAAATCGATTCTATCAAACAAACGATTGCTTCCCTGGAAGCGCAGCTTGCAGCGGAAAGGTCGAAGAAATAA